The following are from one region of the Aspergillus chevalieri M1 DNA, chromosome 1, nearly complete sequence genome:
- a CDS encoding NifU family protein (COG:O;~EggNog:ENOG410PJ96;~InterPro:IPR034904,IPR001075,IPR036498,IPR014824;~PFAM:PF01106,PF08712;~go_function: GO:0005506 - iron ion binding [Evidence IEA];~go_function: GO:0051536 - iron-sulfur cluster binding [Evidence IEA];~go_process: GO:0016226 - iron-sulfur cluster assembly [Evidence IEA]), whose product MPVSSVSGIMLRRTIFNTRLAAQPWNAAEMASRSVRSPALGSYRAVHQSARLPAMTASEARHRPALRPRHQPAAHSRVNGPSPTSKRTIFIQTENTPNPDALKFIPNHPILPEGFPTTFIEYLSPRSTVAPPHPSPLAAHLLNVDGVSSVFYGSDFITVTKASDANWAHIKPEVFSMITQTVTSGEPIVNFVEKSAAEQGQEGGDEESLAYNEDEEEVVSMIKELLETRIRPAIQEDGGDIELRGFENGIVMLKLRGACRTCDSSTVTLKNGIESMLMHYIEEVQGVEQVMDQEEEISMHEFARFEEKLRQQKGAEATASTVGKGSLDTVA is encoded by the exons ATGCCAGTGAGCTCAGTATCCGGAATCATGCTCAGGCGGACAATCTTCAATACCAGACTGGCGGCCCAGCCGTGGAATGCCGCCGAGATGGCTTCCCGGTCGGTTAGAAGCCCTGCATTGGGCTCTTACAGAGCTGTCCACCAGTCGGCACGATTGCCTGCGATGACTGCCTCTGAGGCTCGACACAGACCGGCGCTGCGGCCCCGTCACCAGCCTGCCGCCCATTCCCGGGTTAATGGGCCCTCGCCGACTAGCAAGCGCACCATCTTTATTCAGACGGAGAACACACCCAACCCGGAT GCATTAAAATTCATTCCCAACCACCCCATTCTTCCCGAAGGTTTCCCGACTACATTTATCGAATACCTCTCTCCTCGGTCGACCGTTGCGCCTCCTCACCCCTCCCCACTGGCGGCACATTTGCTGAACGTCGACGGCGTCTCGTCCGTCTTCTATGGAAGCGACTTTATCACAGTGACCAAGGCGAGCGATGCGAACTGGGCGCACATCAAGCCGGAAGTGTTCAGCATGATCACACAAACCGTGACTTCCGGCGAGCCGATCGTCAACTTTGTGGAAAAGAGCGCTGCGGAACAAGGTCAGGAAGGCGGTGATGAAGAATCGCTGGCCTAtaatgaggatgaagaggaggttgTCAGCATGATCAAGGAGCTTTTGGAGACCCGGATTCGACCTGCGATCCAGGAAGACGGAGGCGACATTGAGCTTCGAGGCTTTGAGAATGGCATTGTCATGCTGAAGTTGCGGGGTGCATGTCGGACGTGCGACTCGAGTACAGTGACGTTGAAGAATGGCATTGAGTCGATGCTTATGCACTAC ATCGAGGAAGTCCAGGGTGTTGAGCAGGTCATGGATCAGGAGGAAGAGATTTCGATGCATGAATTTGCGCGTTTTGAGGAGAAGCTGCGCCAGCAGAAGGGGGCGGAGGCGACTGCGAGTACAGTAGGCAAAGGTAGCTTGGATACGGTGGCTTga
- a CDS encoding Zn(II)2Cys6 transcription factor domain-containing protein (COG:S;~EggNog:ENOG410PYQ3;~InterPro:IPR036864,IPR001138;~PFAM:PF00172;~TransMembrane:1 (o495-515i);~go_function: GO:0000981 - DNA-binding transcription factor activity, RNA polymerase II-specific [Evidence IEA];~go_function: GO:0008270 - zinc ion binding [Evidence IEA];~go_process: GO:0006355 - regulation of transcription, DNA-templated [Evidence IEA]) gives MGGIPFKSTGCNTCRRRKVKCDEAKPECLRCVKNGHVCTGYERQRVFIHKSASTAKDSQKVVQRPKEKEIAQRSAGAIVVTNPIQQLPRFNARPEVRSQLLASFINSFLPPAQFLKTHKSLYETLPDLVGGSPLLDRAVISLSSAFVAKNNRDDRLLQYSTKLYSQAMKLLHSKIMMGKGLGKDLLYTTIIFQVYELINCSPSGFPAWLAHVQGSNALIKQCDGRSKEAVAENLFLRQLRFVILCDAIGKRQAAWRYNIPTRSSEPPGDKNALPPEPIDIFLDILIECTALIEEVDTLLDQGYMARGSRRVGERLLHSCLSLEDRLHNTCIWMQAKLGVPSSLPRDASILKGFRTAVPKDFFPRPLNFPSLSCAESHLIYWTTLVLLYPLINQLFDFLSPDFSQSGSPVSTASPCYPSIETVETPTPPAADTQNRADFIALTDVYATEVCRAAAYCLQPSMKALGGQLLLSPLSQSTQFFQVEQSSEKIKWCQAVFMYLPQVGFAIGVFLKDMVWPQYRLSQKRKSPSPPEQNSR, from the exons ATGGGTGGTATTCCATTCAAATCAACCGGGTGCAATACCTGCCGGCGGAGGAAAGTCAAG TGCGATGAGGCCAAGCCCGAATGTCTTCGGTGCGTCAAGAATGGCCATGTCTGCACCGGTTATGAAAGGCAGAGGGTGTTCATCCATAAGTCTGCTTCAACGGCCAAGGATTCGCAAAAGGTCGTCCAGAGGCCAAAAGAGAAGGAAATCGCGCAGAGGTCTGCTGGGGCAATAGTTGTGACCAATCCTATACAGCAGCTCCCTCGATTTAATGCTCGCCCCGAAGTGCGATCTCAATTATTGGCGTCTTTCATCAATAGTTTCCTACCCCCCGCGCAGTTCTTAAAGACTCATAAGAGTCTCTATGAGACTCTCCCAGACCTGGTCGGAGGCAGCCCGCTCCTGGATAGGGCAGTCATCTCGCTTTCCTCGGCATTTGTCGCAAAGAACAACCGTGACGATCGGTTGCTGCAGTACAGCACCAAGCTTTACAGCCAAGCAATGAAACTCCTCCATTCGAAGATCATGATGGGTAAGGGCTTGGGTAAGGACCTCTTATATACCACAATCATCTTTCAAGTATATGAA TTGATCAATTGCTCTCCATCCGGATTTCCTGCATGGCTGGCCCATGTACAGGGAAGTAATGCCTTGATCAAGCAGTGCGATGGGCGAAGTAAGGAAGCTGTTGCTGAAAACCTATTCCTCCGTCAGCTCAGATTTGTCATT CTGTGCGATGCGATTGGGAAACGACAAGCAGCATGGCGCTATAACATCCCGACTCGATCTAGTGAGCCCCCGGGAGACAAAAACGCACTTCCACCTGAACCCATCGATATATTCCTCGACATATTGATCGAATGTACGGCTCTCATTGAGGAAGTAGACACTCTTCTGGACCAGGGATATATGGCTAGAGGCTCTCGACGAGTAGGAGAACGCTTGTTACACTCGTGTCTGTCGCTCGAGGACAGGCTGCACAATACTTGCATCTGGATGCAAGCCAAACTTGGTGTGCCGTCTTCACTCCCACGCGATGCCAGTATCCTAAAAGGATTTAGAACCGCCGTTCCAAAAGACTTCTTCCCCCGGCCTCTCAACTTCCCATCGCTCAGCTGTGCTGAATCACACCTGATTTATTGGACAACCCTTGTCTTGCTTTATCCCTTgatcaaccaactgttcgaCTTCCTCAGCCCTGATTTCAGCCAGTCTGGAAGCCCTGTCTCCACAGCATCCCCATGTTATCCGTCCATCGAAACCGTCGAAACCCCGACCCCTCCTGCAGCCGATACACAGAACCGAGCCGACTTTATCGCTCTAACCGACGTCTATGCCACAGAAGTCTGCCGCGCCGCAGCATACTGCCTGCAACCAAGCATGAAAGCATTAGGCGGACAACTGCTCCTATCACCCTTAAGCCAGAGCACACAATTCTTCCAAGTCGAGCAGTCGAGCGAGAAGATAAAATGGTGTCAAGCGGTATTTATGTATCTGCCACAAGTGGGATTCGCCATCGGCGTGTTTCTGAAGGACATGGTCTGGCCACAGTATCGGTTGTCGCAGAAGAGGAAGTCGCCTAGTCCGCCTGAGCAAAATTCAAGATAA
- a CDS encoding zinc finger HIT domain-containing protein (COG:S;~EggNog:ENOG410PZIG;~InterPro:IPR040197,IPR007529;~PFAM:PF04438) codes for MAVTCEVCSSEQSKYRCPTCGLMSCSLGCTQSHKIYCTPKPQEQTPSDNDDPPQPETDTNDDAASKKHEDDRPDPAAVLKSPDLEPLFNRYPQLRAQLRDMYKTTLEEEWVELQYQPQAGRGRANARGGRGGYRSRGPWTREKGFNRGLGKVRKYRERCETGLEIGKDAEGFMRFVALVNGSGNGDDPSLSQEPA; via the exons ATGGCGGTTACTTGTGAGGTTTGTTCTTCGGAGCAATCCAAATATCGATGCCCTACCTGCGGGCTCATGAG CTGCTCGCTTGGCTGCACACAATCGCACAAGATATACTGCACACCAAAGCCTCAGGAACAGACCCCCTCGGATAACGATGACCCTCCTCAACCCGAAACAGACACGAACGACGACGCAGCATCAAAGAAGCATGAAGACGACCGTCCCGACCCAGCGGCAGTGCTCAAATCGCCAGACCTTGAACCCCTCTTCAATCGGTATCCCCAACTTCGGGCGCAATTGCGCGATATGTACAAGACCACGTTAGAGGAGGAATGGGTCGAGCTCCAATACCAACCTCAGGCAGGCCGGGGACGCGCGAATGcaagaggagggagaggaggatatCGCAGTCGGGGACCTTGGACCCGGGAGAAGGGGTTCAACCGGGGTCTAGGGAAAGTGAGGAAATATAGGGAACGATGTGAGACTGGGCTGGAGATTGGGAAGGATGCGGAAGGGTTCATGCGATTTGTCGCGCTTGTCAATGGCAGTGGCAATGGTGATGATCCGTCGCTGTCCCAGGAACCGGCGTGA
- a CDS encoding putative Ras guanyl-nucleotide exchange factor RasGEF (COG:T;~EggNog:ENOG410PG76;~InterPro:IPR000651,IPR036964,IPR023578,IPR008937, IPR001895;~PFAM:PF00617,PF00618;~TransMembrane:1 (o626-643i);~go_function: GO:0005085 - guanyl-nucleotide exchange factor activity [Evidence IEA];~go_process: GO:0007264 - small GTPase mediated signal transduction [Evidence IEA]) — translation MRQPFKGRQTTKKMSLDGSVYLVRVLELSTTEIMPDPKGPVWPRFGSDPAPPTIDGVLVLHDITQPSTFPETAKLLDSVAASSLPFVVLASKSDVIPTHNGIRDPVLERYEIHKATPESPRSQKMCIALVLRSVVNNKRDIALSHNGQANKAVTGNSSQTSLQANPPIAHGFPHHARPNQEAAAGGPTTTSSTAPAQRADGSGEIRGPTDQLNTSSGATSTGATSNAVSNNAHGLSRFARSNSNPMRPQTPPSGTQLNPHDPLASDGNSPNKDQYLNRQQRLHTEWRNSGSSDAFDNFLAMEEEIVGPRSAPPSPDGSRDKSNDGASSDVGYTFDELVDRLVSQPVSRQDSKFAAIFLCLYRKFAAPAQLLNALIKRFDRNEKNNTDQLSRIADQLQLLNVMAQWVSEYPGDLAHPRTRKRIVDFVSTLERSHFYMFAAKEVSSYLEIPAEDDDVGWPFSDTDIEELNIPDTPLVSSGRNSPSTFLGAPAPTPQEEEEEEEDPIYNLSAVDLSEGLTDPSMKLSGPPSSSSLVEKPGSIVSQSFTLMSTEAAQKEAHHLELTPMIPISKIIWRQFMDFSDEDVARELTRLDWVMFNSFRPRDLVRHVSISGPDKDKIKSLQNVNRMIKQFNHLAFFVASMILLRDKPKHRARALERFMNIALKLRRLNNYNSLGAVIAGINGTPVHRLSQTRDQVPVQVQKDFMRLVILMGTQKSHFAYRLAWDNSFSERIPFLPLHRRDLVSAEEGNKTFIGEGKSRVNWKKFEVMGEVVLCIQRSQKTPYSQMHRYDDIQRLILDIKLAGDEEELYARSMHVEPSAGGETGRKKFGWLRS, via the exons ATGAGGCAGCCGTTCAAGGGCCGACAGACAACGAAGAAGATGTCATTAGATGGATCCGTCTATCTGGTTCGCGTATTGGAGCTGTCAACCACGGAGATCATGCCTGACCCCAAGGGTCCTGTCTGGCCTCGCTTTGGCAGTGACCCAGCTCCTCCTACAATAGATGGTGTACTCGTCCTACATGATATCACCCAGCCGTCGACTTTCCCGGAAACTGCGAAACTATTAG ATTCCGTGGCTGCCTCTTCACTTCCGTTTGTAGTGCTTGCCAGCAAAAGCGACGTTATTCCAACTCATAATGGGATCCGTGACCCTGTCCTCGAACGATATGAAATCCACAAGGCAACACCGGAATCACCGCGATCGCAAAAGATGTGTATAGCACTGGTGTTGCGATCTGTTGTTAACAATAAGCGTG ACATTGCGCTCTCGCATAACGGCCAAGCAAACAAAGCCGTCACAGGGAACTCGTCGCAAACCTCGTTGCAAGCGAATCCCCCCATCGCGCACGGATTTCCTCATCACGCTCGTCCGAATCAAGAAGCAGCCGCTGGCGGCCCAACAACTACTAGTTCTACTGCTCCAGCTCAAAGAGCAGACGGAAGCGGTGAGATCCGCGGGCCCACGGACCAGCTGAATACTAGCAGTGGTGCTACAAGTACCGGTGCTACCTCGAACGCCGTTTCAAATAATGCGCATGGCTTATCCAGGTTCGCCCGGAGCAATTCGAACCCTATGCGACCGCAAACTCCACCTTCTGGGACTCAATTGAACCCGCACGACCCTTTGGCCTCGGACGGGAATTCACCCAACAAGGATCAGTATCTCAATCGACAACAACGACTACATACCGAGTGGCGGAACAGTGGTAGCTCGGATGCTTTCGACAATTTCTTGGCTATGGAAGAGGAGATTGTTGGACCGCGGAGTGCTCCGCCCAGTCCTGACGGGAGCAGGGACAAGAGCAACGACGGGGCTTCCAGCGATGTCGGTTACACGTTCGACGAGCTCGTTGATCGCCTGGTGTCGCAACCGGTGTCAAGACAGGACTCAAAATTTGCGGCCATATTCTTGTGTCTTtaccgcaaatttgcggccCCTGCACAGCTCCTCAATGCGCTGATTAAGCGGTTCGACCGGAACGAAAAGAACAATACCGACCAGCTCTCGCGCATTGCCGATCAGCTCCAGCTACTAAATGTCATGGCCCAATGGGTGTCGGAGTACCCAGGGGATTTGGCCCATCCCCGTACCCGGAAGCGGATAGTTGATTTTGTCTCGACACTAGAGCGTAGCCATTTCTACATGTTTGCTGCGAAGGAGGTTAGCTCATATCTTGAAATCCCGGCGGAAGATGACGATGTGGGCTGGCCATTTTCGGACACCGATATTGAAGAATTGAATATCCCGGATACCCCGTTGGTCAGCTCGGGTCGGAACTCGCCATCGACTTTCCTCGGCGCACCAGCACCTACCCcgcaggaggaagaggaggaagaagaagatcccATCTACAACCTTAGCGCGGTGGATTTGAGTGAGGGGTTAACGGACCCATCAATGAAGCTGTCTGGACCACCATCGAGCTCGTCACTGGTTGAGAAGCCCGGCAGCATCGTGAGCCAATCTTTTACGCTAATGAGTACTGAGGCTGCACAGAAAGAAGCTCACCATCTGGAACTTACGCCAATGATTCCGATTTCCAAGATCATATGGCGGCAATTCATGGATTTTTCAGACGAAGACGTTGCGCGGGAATTGACACGGCTCGACTGGGTTATGTTCAATTCATTCCGGCCACGGGACCTTGTGCGCCATGTTAGCATCTCGGGGCCGGACAAGGATAAGATTAAGAGTCTGCAGAATGTCAATCGAATGATTAAGCAGTTTAATCATTTGGCTTTCTTTGTTGCGAGCATGATTTTGCTTCGCGACAAGCCTAAGCATCGGGCGAGGGCGCTGGAGAGGTTCATGAACATTGCGTTG AAACTGCGCCGTCTGAACAACTACAACTCCCTAGGAGCAGTAATAGCCGGGATCAACGGTACACCGGTCCACCGACTCTCGCAAACCCGCGACCAGGTACCCGTCCAGGTCCAAAAGGATTTCATGAGACTGGTTATCCTCATGGGAACTCAGAAGAGCCACTTTGCCTACCGACTGGCATGGGACAACTCATTCTCCGAACGAATCCCATTTCTTCCACTACACCGTCGCGATCTCGTTTCTGCCGAAGAAGGGAACAAGACCTTCATTGGCGAAGGCAAGTCGCGGGTCAACTGGAAGAAGTTTGAAGTCATGGGTGAAGTCGTGTTGTGCATCCAGCGGAGTCAGAAGACGCCGTATTCCCAGATGCACAGGTACGATGACATCCAACGGTTGATTCTGGATATCAAACTGGCTGGTGATGAGGAG GAACTGTATGCGCGCAGCATGCACGTCGAACCATCAGCCGGTGGAGAAACCGGACGCAAGAAGTTCGGCTGGTTACGCTCGTGA
- a CDS encoding LYR motif-containing protein (COG:S;~EggNog:ENOG410PSJ2;~InterPro:IPR039196;~PFAM:PF13233;~go_process: GO:0033615 - mitochondrial proton-transporting ATP synthase complex assembly [Evidence IEA]) gives MPLTPHARSTYRALLREHPRRSLPKTNPTATTPLHARLRDHFRATAATPQFTNVATNPNTHETEEWEKMKGRLQEAEQLAVYARAQRTYATLLERYNPGMSMDEEERIRLTARRVGWDLPVVGGGEK, from the coding sequence ATGCCCCTAACCCCGCACGCCCGCTCGACCTACCGCGCCCTCCTCCGCGAACACCCGCGCCGCTCCCTCCCAAAAACAAACCCAACCGCTACAACCCCCCTCCACGCCCGCCTCCGCGACCACTTCCGTGCCACCGCGGCAACGCCGCAATTCACAAACGTCGCGACAAACCCAAACACACATGAGACGGAAGAatgggagaagatgaagggacGGTTGCAGGAGGCGGAGCAGTTGGCGGTTTATGCGAGGGCGCAGAGGACGTATGCGACGCTGTTGGAACGGTATAATCCTGggatgagcatggatgaggaggagaggattAGGCTTACGGCTAGGAGGGTGGGGTGGGATTTACCGGTTGTTGGTGGGGGAGAAAAATGA
- the erg2 gene encoding C-8 sterol isomerase ERG2 (COG:I;~EggNog:ENOG410PGCM;~InterPro:IPR006716;~PFAM:PF04622;~TransMembrane:1 (i20-40o)) — protein MPKASRSQSNAAKSCRCLSLRCLSILAIFLALFSALYSYLNARLEQFYIFEPGQLHDLSQRAIAAHGNDTRSVVNYIVSELDEKVPSQFVNKEEEWVFNNAGGAMGAMYIIHASITEYLIVFGTAIGTEGHTGRHTADDYFNILQGTQLAYVPGSYEPEVYPQGTVHHLRRGEVKQYKMEESCFALEYARGWIPPMLFFGYADTFSSTLDFPTLWATSRITGREMIKNLLQMKL, from the exons ATGCCCAAGGCTTCCCGTTCGCAGAGCAATGCAGCCAAGTCCTGCCGCTGCCTCTCCTTGCGCTGCTTGAGCATCCTCGCCATCTTCCTGGCTCTCTTTTCAGCTCTCTATTCCTATCTCAACGCACGTCTTGAGCAATTCTACATTTTCGAACCCGGTCAATTGCACGATCTCTCTCAGCGTGCCATTGCAGCTCACGGAAATGACACTCGCTCGGTTGTCAACTACATCGTCTCCGAGCTGGACGAGAAGGTTCCTAGCCAGTTCGTGAacaaggaagaagaatggGTTTTCAACAACGCCGGTGGTGCTATGGGTGCCATGTACATTATCCATGCCA GTATCACCGAATACCTGATAGTCTTTGGCACCGCCATCGGCACAGAAGGTCACACTGGCCGTCACACCGCCGACGACtacttcaacatcctccagGGCACCCAGCTCGCCTACGTCCCCGGATCCTACGAGCCCGAGGTCTACCCGCAGGGCACGGTGCACCACCTGCGCCGCGGCGAGGTCAAACAATACAAGATGGAGGAGTCGTGCTTTGCGCTTGAGTACGCGCGTGGATGGATCCCGCCCATGCTGTTCTTCGGATACGCGGACACCTTCTCGAGCACGCTTGACTTCCCGACTTTGTGGGCGACTTCGCGGATTACCGGTCGGGAAATGATTAAGAATTTGTTGCAGATGAAGCTGTAA
- the xgeA gene encoding putative endoglucanase (CAZy:GH12;~COG:G;~EggNog:ENOG410PNCX;~InterPro:IPR002594,IPR013319,IPR013320;~PFAM:PF01670;~SECRETED:SignalP(1-16);~go_function: GO:0004553 - hydrolase activity, hydrolyzing O-glycosyl compounds [Evidence IEA];~go_function: GO:0008810 - cellulase activity [Evidence IEA];~go_process: GO:0000272 - polysaccharide catabolic process [Evidence IEA]) has translation MKSIVALTSLLSLTTAAVIPNSLNRRADLCDQYSQSTEGDFILYNNAWGKDNADNGSQCTGLDSVNGDTISWHATWSWEGGDGSVKSFPNAAYQFEAKTLDSMSSMTTKWEWSYTGSDLVADVAYDMFLSSSADGDAEYEIMVWLAALGGAGPISSTGQSIATTTIGGTSFELWSGKNGNMQVYSFVASSEAQSFSGDLLEFFQYLEQNQGLQSSLYLTDLQAGTEPFTGSDAKFTTSTYSVTVA, from the exons ATGAAGTCCATCGTCGCTCTTACTTCTCTCCTTTCGCTCACCACGGCGGCCGTCATCCCCAACTCCTTGAACCGCCGGGCTGATCTCTGCGACCAGTACAGCCAGTCGACCGAAGGCGACTTCATTCTGTACAACAATGCTTGGGGCAAGGACAACGCCGACAATGGTTCACAGTGCACGGGGCTGGACTCCGTCAACGGCGACACCATCTCATGGCACGCAACCTGGTCCTGGGAAGGCGGCGACGGCTCCGTGAAGAGCTTCCCAAATGCGGCCTATCAGTTCGAAGCAAAGACGCTCGATAGCATGTCGAGCATGACCACCAAGTGGGAATGGAG CTACACCGGCTCTGACCTCGTGGCCGATGTCGCCTATGACATGTTTCTCTCCTCGTCCGCCGACGGCGACGCTGAGTATGAGATCATGGTCTGGTTGGCTGCCCTGGGCGGCGCGGGCCCCATCTCCTCGACAGGCCAGTCCATCGCGACCACGACGATTGGCGGAACCTCGTTCGAGCTGTGGTCGGGCAAGAACGGCAACATGCAAGTGTACAGCTTTGTTGCCTCGTCGGAGGCCCAGAGCTTCTCGGGTGACTTGTTGGAGTTCTTCCAGTACCTGGAGCAGAACCAGGGTCTGCAGTCGAGCCTGTACCTGACGGATTTGCAGGCAGGTACGGAGCCATTCACTGGCTCGGACGCGAAGTTCACGACATCCACTTACTCGGTGACTGTCGCTTGA
- a CDS encoding cyclin family protein (COG:S;~EggNog:ENOG410PN37;~InterPro:IPR006671,IPR036915;~PFAM:PF00134,PF08613): MTQQNPYTSTTTTTMDPKPTTLNSLNQAALNEFVKLPVSRDMVCHLAHQASQVIRCESPSASPQQPTPPSTPPSDDALDNSGMPPLPSVETFIASIVTRSQVQVPTLMASLVFLERLRARLPPVAKGMRCTVHRIFLASLILAAKNLNDSSPKNKHWARYTVVKGYDGFGFSLPEVNLMERQLLFLLDWETRVTEDELFKHLEPFLGPIRRRFQLQEHERKKRQQELYRQSRLQLSPESLRHQTPSTSSRNGSPRRHTEHSPTPASRHSMVATPYTHRRANRSISPPSIKDVPALSRAETFTSLSSCASSMTTSSRGTPASISSSNGADEVIVADSSNSPHICTANYVTMSQKADVKTHSHSHSLSNDGVSNKKMRLGHHSGGSGLVARFLASASYMGGRIGRT; encoded by the coding sequence ATGACCCAGCAGAATCCGTATACTTCaaccaccactaccaccatGGATCCCAAACCCACCACCCTAAACTCGCTTAACCAAGCGGCCCTCAACGAATTCGTGAAGCTCCCTGTCTCCCGCGACATGGTCTGCCATCTCGCCCATCAAGCATCACAAGTCATCCGCTGCGAATCACCATCAGCAAGCCCTCAGCAACCAACACCACCCAGCACACCTCCCTCAGACGATGCTCTGGACAACAGCGGCATGCCTCCGCTGCCCTCAGTGGAAACCTTTATCGCCTCCATCGTCACCCGCTCCCAGGTCCAGGTGCCTACCCTTATGGCCTCCCTGGTCTTCCTGGAGCGTCTACGCGCACGCCTACCACCCGTCGCCAAGGGCATGCGCTGCACCGTGCACCGCATCTTCCTAGCCAGTCTGATCCTGGCCGCGAAGAACCTCAACGACTCGAGTCCTAAGAACAAGCACTGGGCGAGGTACACGGTCGTTAAGGGTTATGATGGGTTCGGATTCTCGTTGCCCGAAGTGAATCTTATGGAGCGGCAATTACTCTTCCTACTTGATTGGGAAACTCGTGTTACGGAAGATGAACTGTTCAAGCACCTCGAGCCGTTCCTGGGACCGATTCGTCGCCGGTTCCAGCTTCAGGAGCatgagaggaagaagagacagCAGGAGCTGTACAGACAATCGCGTCTGCAGCTCTCGCCTGAAAGTCTTCGTCATCAGACTCCGTCAACATCGTCTCGCAATGGCAGTCCCCGTCGACACACTGAGCACTCGCCCACTCCTGCTTCGCGGCACTCGATGGTTGCAACGCCGTATACGCACCGGCGTGCGAACCGCTCCATTTCTCCCCCGTCAATCAAGGACGTGCCTGCCCTCTCCCGCGCAGAGACATTCACCTCGCTTAGCTCCTGCGCTTCCAGCATGACTACTTCCTCGCGGGGTACACCAGCATCGATAAGCTCATCCAACGGGGCCGACGAAGTCATTGTCGcagacagcagcaacagccccCATATCTGCACCGCTAACTACGTGACCATGTCCCAGAAGGCAGATGTCAAGACGCACTCGCACTCGCACTCCCTTTCGAATGATGGCGTGAGCAACAAGAAGATGCGCCTTGGTCACCACTCTGGGGGTTCGGGTCTCGTTGCGAGATTCCTGGCGTCTGCTTCGTATATGGGTGGACGGATTGGGAGAACTTAG